One window of Chitinophagales bacterium genomic DNA carries:
- a CDS encoding GPW/gp25 family protein codes for MVDLAYLGKAVKYPLTITNGAVAVATGTDVIYGSILMILTTPIGTAYFNPEFGSNIFLVFHPNDEVLARQLKDAVYDSLGKWEKRIRVIDVRVDQGLDAALVYIRYKILATDQVDTFVYPYFKKRVA; via the coding sequence ATGGTGGATTTGGCATATTTAGGTAAAGCGGTTAAATACCCGCTGACTATAACTAACGGTGCTGTGGCAGTAGCTACGGGCACCGATGTCATATATGGTAGCATCCTGATGATACTTACCACACCGATAGGTACGGCATATTTTAACCCTGAGTTCGGTAGTAACATATTTTTAGTATTTCATCCGAATGATGAGGTACTGGCCCGGCAGTTAAAGGACGCTGTATATGACAGTTTAGGTAAGTGGGAGAAACGTATACGGGTAATTGATGTGCGGGTAGATCAGGGGTTGGATGCCGCGCTGGTGTATATACGCTATAAGATACTGGCAACTGACCAGGTAGATACATTTGTATATCCGTACTTTAAGAAGCGCGTGGCATAG
- a CDS encoding baseplate J/gp47 family protein, translating into MANLTNTWVGYTIRTAEQVFNSVLAILGYKVPEMTDHNDTNPYIRNLRIFSGMNEQLHYYVDNAAREAILTAHRLYKSSVQHAKANDYQIIGNLAYSADVRFTISATYGSDITIPAGTILSYGDIQYVTQTDAVVTAGQTVSTLVTAEQYIQKTGISMGVAAGIADEEVVFTDKVVHDSISMKVATVAWSPQTTLGYSLPTDKHYVQTVNEDGNAVVYFGNEDPYGLMPSTNDALEADYKVTLGADGYAPAGAIDTIVSSLTLPGSITATVTNPERASGGSNVEDTDSIKRHIPVARRTLERAVRRGDFAAVAELAPGVQRAGEVFNCGKALDLYISPVGGGIASSTLIADTQTFMNTRNLIGFNLNVYAAGEVHIIIVAAIKAVPGYANSTVSTNASDAVVAYMAATNQQISGTVVIGDIYQKMEAADGVLNAQITAFYPKPYARPTNGSTPALVWTPQLLSGAATTIRWAIEFTGSTTFRLIRSGTLIGTYSTGALVSLSEISFTIPNGAYSNGNSYEFFTYPYVSTSIALTEPSLPVSIAGDITLTVTGGI; encoded by the coding sequence TTGGCTAATCTGACTAATACATGGGTAGGGTACACGATACGCACCGCTGAGCAGGTGTTCAATAGTGTGCTGGCTATTCTTGGGTACAAGGTACCTGAAATGACCGACCATAACGACACTAATCCGTACATACGTAATCTGCGCATATTTTCGGGTATGAACGAGCAGTTACATTACTATGTAGATAATGCTGCACGGGAGGCTATACTCACAGCACACCGTCTGTACAAGAGTTCTGTACAACATGCCAAGGCTAATGATTATCAGATAATAGGTAACCTGGCATACTCTGCGGATGTACGTTTTACCATATCAGCTACCTACGGTTCCGACATAACTATACCCGCGGGGACTATATTATCTTACGGGGACATTCAATACGTCACTCAGACGGACGCGGTTGTTACAGCCGGGCAGACCGTATCCACATTGGTAACAGCGGAGCAGTACATACAGAAAACGGGTATAAGTATGGGGGTGGCTGCCGGTATAGCTGATGAGGAGGTAGTATTCACTGATAAGGTAGTGCATGATAGTATATCCATGAAAGTAGCCACTGTAGCATGGTCACCGCAGACTACGTTAGGGTATTCACTGCCTACGGATAAGCATTATGTGCAGACGGTAAATGAGGACGGTAACGCTGTTGTATATTTCGGTAACGAGGACCCCTACGGTTTAATGCCGAGTACGAACGATGCTTTAGAGGCAGATTACAAAGTAACATTAGGTGCAGACGGCTACGCACCCGCCGGGGCAATAGATACGATAGTAAGTTCTTTAACATTGCCGGGCAGCATCACCGCTACGGTAACCAATCCTGAGCGCGCATCGGGAGGTAGTAATGTTGAGGATACTGACAGTATAAAACGGCATATACCCGTAGCCCGCCGTACACTGGAAAGGGCGGTACGCAGAGGAGACTTCGCAGCAGTAGCTGAGTTAGCACCTGGTGTACAACGTGCGGGTGAGGTATTCAATTGTGGTAAAGCACTTGACCTGTACATCAGCCCCGTAGGCGGTGGTATCGCGTCAAGTACGCTTATAGCAGACACGCAGACATTCATGAATACCCGTAACCTTATCGGGTTCAATCTTAATGTATACGCAGCCGGTGAGGTCCATATCATTATAGTAGCGGCTATAAAGGCTGTACCAGGGTATGCCAACTCTACGGTCAGCACTAATGCATCGGATGCCGTTGTGGCGTACATGGCAGCCACTAATCAGCAGATAAGCGGCACCGTGGTAATAGGTGACATCTATCAGAAGATGGAAGCCGCTGACGGGGTTCTGAATGCTCAGATAACAGCATTCTACCCCAAGCCTTACGCACGCCCGACAAACGGTTCTACCCCCGCGTTGGTGTGGACACCCCAGCTTTTATCGGGTGCAGCAACCACGATACGGTGGGCCATAGAGTTTACAGGATCAACTACGTTCAGGCTGATACGTAGTGGTACGCTTATAGGGACTTACAGTACCGGGGCATTAGTGTCATTGTCTGAGATAAGTTTCACTATACCTAATGGTGCGTACTCTAACGGTAACTCATACGAGTTTTTCACTTACCCCTATGTGTCC